A single genomic interval of Ignavibacteria bacterium harbors:
- a CDS encoding ATP-binding protein: MNLLSEEISLNIYEEINSVVNDKSLLLDKVIALKRTYKRIFSELTNKEDIFFYGLQARIEYVCSVHEIEQTVCDRINRIRNFIYRVINKKIEFKKGDLLALVSELSLLTFEFSNTPVPDALGIIIEKHTPVIKPKDIETTEEYLDSIKCVVLSISHLNTEEAGKDNFSMLCDSIDEDFRFSLRIYSFHFDDFKILYKNLKRYQTLRILRIKSYNKEKHFYTSTNTSQIVIDPDFLIEASEIAECFLSYSSNPNIYFVRKLIPHIIGEGAFKGTLVNGLMDKLILNADINPAKALLELIKESPLKACSIGAEGINNIINEVLSVHYPNLLKIFKERKHSQIKIEPSFLSPIYGISGRLDALIIPEKNAGHKNVFELKSGKPPANNSIWPNNKMQLVCYNLLMKSTFGNDRKGTTSVLYSSAKQSPFRAVAISPNDEKKVLSIRNSIVNEIFRLQENKFDILYKFLHADIGITPVFSKNDIIEFSNLLKNANSLESKYYRYNLAFALREFISSKIGSNRFSDYSRNGFSSLWLDTIEEKERDYNVINNLKLIQYKVDDTIEFTLPNLTEHNFREGDFIILYKKTNDEINPLSTELFRGKIKSISSHTITAELHNKQLDQSYYSSGSLWIIEHDVVESNVWGAIQSLYDFLRAPNTRKELLLGVREPQFENIHYINDENLSEDQNDNIRKAVCSKDYFLLQGPPGSGKTSTALISIVRNLVKMYKPFDKKIVILAFTNRAVDEICIKLNESEISFLKIGGKSVSESYDISSSLTVRNLDKIREVISEKDVYVSTVSSFYGKMYDLKEIVDLDTVIIDEASQLTDYTIAGTLCNFKKFIMIGDQNQLPAVITQSNETCEVKDIDLNKAGIRNFGQSLFERLYLRCKEKGWDKAYGMLQTHYRLHKDISALINNVYLNKLRTGSEEQVSEFIIFNANSVDEIEKLLSKSRLIFIDCDYEKASKINLSEAIAANKLLETIKRVYGEEFTERTVGIVTPWRAQIALIRKQIKDNYIRDAVNIDTVERFQGSERDIIINSFAVHNTYQLRNLESFNSEGIDRKLLVSISRGSKQLIMLGNSKVLDNGRYYKNIIDHIKEEGLFINQRQRKKVFGI, from the coding sequence ATGAATTTATTGTCTGAAGAAATATCTCTTAACATTTATGAGGAAATTAATTCAGTTGTAAACGATAAATCATTGCTACTCGATAAAGTCATTGCCTTAAAAAGAACATATAAACGTATCTTTTCAGAATTAACTAATAAAGAAGATATATTTTTTTATGGTCTTCAAGCTCGTATTGAATATGTATGTTCAGTTCACGAGATTGAGCAAACAGTTTGCGATAGAATAAACAGAATAAGAAATTTCATTTACAGAGTAATCAATAAGAAAATTGAATTCAAGAAAGGTGATTTGTTAGCGTTAGTAAGCGAGCTTTCGTTATTAACGTTTGAATTTTCTAATACACCGGTTCCTGATGCGTTAGGAATAATTATTGAAAAACACACTCCCGTTATTAAGCCCAAAGATATTGAAACAACAGAAGAGTATTTGGATTCAATTAAATGTGTTGTCTTAAGTATATCTCATCTTAATACAGAAGAAGCAGGTAAGGATAATTTTTCAATGCTATGCGATAGTATAGACGAAGATTTTCGTTTCTCATTACGGATATACAGTTTTCATTTTGATGATTTCAAGATACTGTACAAGAATCTAAAACGGTATCAAACACTGAGGATACTGAGAATAAAATCATATAATAAAGAAAAACATTTTTACACCTCAACAAACACATCACAAATAGTGATTGACCCTGACTTTTTGATTGAAGCATCAGAAATCGCAGAATGTTTTTTGAGTTACTCTTCAAATCCGAATATATACTTTGTAAGAAAACTTATTCCACACATAATCGGTGAAGGAGCATTTAAAGGTACATTAGTAAATGGATTGATGGATAAGCTTATACTAAATGCAGATATAAATCCTGCAAAAGCATTATTGGAGCTCATTAAGGAGAGTCCCCTGAAAGCCTGTTCTATTGGGGCAGAGGGTATAAATAATATAATTAATGAAGTACTTAGTGTTCATTACCCTAATCTTCTAAAAATATTTAAGGAACGCAAACACAGTCAGATAAAAATCGAACCTTCATTTCTTTCGCCCATTTACGGAATAAGCGGAAGACTTGATGCACTAATAATTCCCGAAAAGAATGCGGGACACAAAAATGTCTTTGAACTTAAGAGCGGTAAACCTCCAGCAAACAACAGCATTTGGCCAAACAACAAGATGCAGCTTGTTTGTTACAATCTTTTGATGAAATCTACTTTTGGAAATGACAGGAAGGGTACGACATCTGTTCTTTATTCTTCGGCAAAGCAATCTCCATTTAGAGCTGTTGCAATAAGCCCCAATGATGAGAAAAAAGTATTATCAATACGAAACAGTATTGTTAACGAAATATTCAGACTTCAGGAAAATAAATTCGATATACTTTATAAATTTCTTCATGCGGACATAGGTATAACACCAGTATTTAGCAAGAACGATATTATAGAATTTTCTAATTTATTGAAGAATGCAAACAGCCTTGAATCGAAATACTATCGTTACAATCTTGCTTTTGCACTAAGGGAATTCATATCTTCGAAAATAGGAAGCAACCGTTTCTCAGATTACAGCCGAAATGGTTTCTCGTCACTATGGCTCGACACAATAGAGGAAAAAGAAAGAGATTATAATGTTATCAATAACTTAAAGTTAATTCAATATAAAGTTGATGATACAATAGAATTTACACTACCTAATTTAACCGAGCATAACTTCAGGGAGGGTGATTTTATAATCCTATACAAGAAAACAAATGATGAAATCAATCCGTTAAGTACAGAATTATTCCGAGGAAAGATTAAATCTATTAGCAGTCATACTATTACGGCAGAGCTTCATAACAAACAGCTTGACCAGAGCTATTATTCATCAGGCAGCTTATGGATTATAGAACATGATGTTGTTGAATCGAATGTTTGGGGAGCGATACAATCTCTGTATGATTTTCTCAGAGCACCAAATACAAGAAAGGAACTGCTACTCGGGGTAAGAGAACCGCAATTTGAGAATATTCACTACATAAATGATGAGAATCTGAGTGAGGATCAGAATGATAATATTAGAAAAGCGGTATGTTCAAAAGACTATTTTTTACTTCAGGGACCTCCAGGATCCGGAAAGACATCTACAGCACTAATTAGCATAGTGAGAAATCTTGTGAAAATGTACAAACCGTTTGATAAAAAAATTGTAATACTTGCTTTTACTAACAGAGCTGTAGATGAGATTTGCATTAAGCTGAACGAAAGTGAAATTAGTTTTTTAAAGATTGGCGGTAAATCTGTTTCTGAAAGTTACGATATAAGTTCATCATTAACGGTTAGAAATCTTGATAAAATAAGAGAAGTAATATCAGAAAAGGATGTATATGTATCAACCGTTTCTTCATTTTATGGGAAAATGTATGACCTTAAAGAAATAGTAGATCTGGATACAGTAATTATTGATGAGGCATCTCAACTTACAGATTATACAATAGCAGGTACATTGTGCAATTTTAAGAAGTTTATAATGATAGGAGATCAAAACCAGCTACCAGCGGTTATTACACAAAGCAATGAAACATGTGAAGTTAAAGATATTGACTTAAACAAAGCTGGGATAAGGAACTTCGGTCAATCACTTTTTGAAAGATTATACTTAAGGTGTAAAGAAAAGGGATGGGACAAAGCTTATGGTATGCTTCAAACACACTACAGGCTGCACAAGGATATATCTGCATTAATTAATAATGTATATTTAAATAAGTTAAGAACAGGAAGTGAAGAGCAGGTTTCTGAATTTATAATTTTTAATGCAAATTCGGTAGATGAAATAGAAAAGCTTCTATCGAAATCGAGACTGATTTTCATTGATTGTGATTATGAGAAAGCATCGAAAATAAATTTAAGTGAAGCTATTGCTGCGAATAAATTATTAGAGACAATAAAAAGAGTTTACGGAGAAGAGTTTACGGAGAGGACGGTAGGGATTGTAACACCATGGCGAGCGCAGATTGCTTTAATAAGAAAACAGATTAAAGATAATTATATAAGAGATGCGGTAAATATTGATACTGTAGAGCGATTTCAAGGATCGGAGCGCGACATAATAATAAATTCGTTTGCGGTACATAATACGTACCAGCTTAGGAATCTTGAATCTTTTAATTCAGAGGGTATAGACAGAAAACTTCTTGTTTCGATATCCAGGGGTAGCAAACAGTTAATAATGCTCGGTAACAGCAAGGTTCTTGATAACGGGAGATATTATAAGAATATAATAGATCACATTAAAGAAGAAGGATTATTTATAAATCAGAGGCAGAGAAAGAAAGTATTTGGAATCTGA
- the pheS gene encoding phenylalanine--tRNA ligase subunit alpha yields the protein MIEKIENIKKDITEYGKQIIDSESLESFRLKYLSRKGLLNDLFEDFKNVDKTQKGAVGKALNELKSIAQTLFDEKYEQIQNTKSKSENFIDNTLPGRTFNIGSKHLISQALEDITNIFKSIGFKVADGYEIEDEYHNFDALNTPDYHPSRDMQDTFYLKSDGKDKCYLLRTQTSPAQVHIMKSQKPPLRVVIPGKCYRNEAISARSLSMFHQVEGLYVDKDVTFRELKGTLDFFAKEFFGKDLKTRLRPSYFPFTEPSAEMDVECYLCKGKGCRICKYTGWLEILGCGMVDPNVFENVGYDPEEFTGFAFGMGIERTLMIRHGVPDIRMFYENDIRFLKQF from the coding sequence ATGATAGAAAAAATCGAAAATATTAAGAAAGACATCACTGAATATGGTAAGCAAATAATAGATTCAGAATCTCTCGAAAGTTTTAGGTTGAAATATCTTAGCAGAAAAGGTTTACTTAACGATCTTTTTGAGGATTTTAAAAATGTCGATAAAACACAGAAGGGTGCAGTAGGCAAGGCTTTAAACGAACTGAAATCAATTGCTCAGACTCTTTTTGATGAAAAGTATGAACAAATACAGAATACCAAATCAAAATCTGAAAATTTTATAGATAATACTCTGCCCGGTAGGACGTTTAATATTGGTTCAAAACACCTGATCTCTCAAGCATTAGAGGATATTACTAATATTTTCAAGAGCATAGGATTCAAAGTTGCTGATGGTTATGAAATTGAGGACGAATACCATAATTTTGATGCACTGAATACTCCAGACTACCATCCTTCAAGAGACATGCAAGACACATTTTATCTAAAAAGTGATGGTAAAGACAAGTGTTACTTATTAAGAACTCAGACATCACCGGCTCAAGTTCATATAATGAAATCACAAAAACCTCCCCTGAGAGTAGTTATCCCGGGGAAATGTTACAGAAATGAAGCTATTAGTGCAAGATCATTATCTATGTTTCATCAAGTCGAGGGATTATACGTTGATAAAGACGTGACATTCAGAGAACTTAAAGGAACACTTGATTTCTTTGCTAAGGAATTTTTTGGCAAAGATCTTAAAACAAGGCTAAGACCTAGTTACTTTCCATTCACAGAACCCTCTGCGGAAATGGACGTTGAATGTTATTTGTGTAAAGGGAAGGGTTGCAGGATTTGTAAATATACAGGGTGGCTCGAAATTCTTGGTTGTGGTATGGTTGACCCTAATGTATTTGAAAATGTTGGCTATGACCCTGAAGAATTTACAGGCTTTGCTTTTGGAATGGGTATTGAAAGGACGCTTATGATTAGGCATGGTGTCCCGGATATCAGAATGTTTTACGAAAATGATATTAGATTTTTAAAGCAATTCTAA
- a CDS encoding peptidylprolyl isomerase, giving the protein MKNLFAVIIGILFVSVVVIGCNKTEEVKKTDTQKSQTTQTEVKKDSIKTESADTVKKGDTKKMDYVKFETTMGNFKMKLYSDKAPITTDNFRNLVEKGFYDGIIFHRVIDGFMIQGGDPSGTGRGGSGKTIPDEFGPGLKHSKKGIFSMANAGPNTGTSQFFITLAPTPHLDGKHAIFGEVVEGMDVVEKIGKTKTGAQDRPVTEVKMSKVYMVED; this is encoded by the coding sequence ATGAAAAATCTTTTTGCTGTCATTATCGGAATCTTGTTTGTTTCCGTTGTCGTTATTGGCTGTAATAAAACTGAAGAAGTAAAGAAAACTGATACACAGAAAAGCCAGACGACTCAAACAGAAGTAAAAAAAGATAGTATAAAAACAGAATCAGCAGATACTGTTAAGAAAGGGGATACCAAAAAAATGGATTACGTAAAATTTGAAACAACAATGGGTAATTTTAAAATGAAGCTTTATAGTGATAAAGCACCTATTACAACAGATAATTTCAGAAACCTCGTTGAAAAAGGATTCTACGACGGGATTATTTTCCACAGAGTCATTGACGGTTTCATGATTCAGGGTGGTGATCCGTCAGGTACCGGACGTGGTGGCTCGGGGAAAACTATTCCTGATGAATTCGGTCCTGGTTTGAAGCATAGCAAAAAGGGGATTTTCTCAATGGCTAATGCAGGTCCTAATACGGGAACTTCACAGTTCTTTATTACACTTGCACCAACACCGCATCTTGACGGAAAACATGCAATTTTTGGTGAAGTTGTTGAAGGTATGGATGTAGTAGAAAAAATCGGTAAAACAAAAACTGGTGCTCAAGACAGACCTGTGACTGAAGTTAAAATGTCAAAAGTATATATGGTCGAAGATTAA
- a CDS encoding nucleoside deaminase translates to MDEFMLAAIEEAKKGLSEGGIPIGSVLVKNGKIIGRGHNQRVQKGSPTLHAEIDCLENAGRVGSYKDTVLYSTLMPCYLCSGAVVQFGIKKVIVGESKTFPGGPEFMRAHGVDVIDLESDECIKLMSEFIESNPRLWNEDIGEL, encoded by the coding sequence ATGGATGAATTCATGTTAGCTGCTATAGAAGAAGCTAAAAAGGGACTTTCTGAAGGCGGCATTCCAATTGGCTCTGTTCTTGTAAAGAATGGAAAAATTATTGGCAGAGGTCACAATCAGCGTGTACAAAAAGGAAGCCCAACACTACATGCTGAAATAGATTGTCTTGAGAATGCCGGAAGAGTAGGAAGTTACAAAGACACAGTACTTTATTCAACATTAATGCCCTGTTATCTTTGCTCAGGAGCGGTTGTACAGTTTGGTATTAAAAAAGTAATTGTTGGTGAATCGAAGACATTTCCAGGCGGACCTGAGTTTATGCGCGCCCATGGTGTTGATGTCATTGACCTTGAAAGCGATGAATGCATAAAGCTTATGTCAGAATTCATAGAATCAAATCCCAGACTCTGGAACGAAGATATTGGAGAACTCTGA